From Candidatus Abyssobacteria bacterium SURF_5, one genomic window encodes:
- a CDS encoding GNAT family N-acetyltransferase, which yields MQKPDVTPLKTHEQLEDFLEQWGVREYRPGDEIQMNELFNKIFNENRSLDYWYWKYTDTPWFKDKVMALREVDGKIFGQFCNVGVKFKVKDSEYVFAQTVENCVDFDHWGKGIIKSLYCGVLGVGYFYKINLAMGFPNEMYYPIVTSIFNSVDLVSLPVFFCRTTWRSAVEKRFSSAFLSDLISGISRLLIRLQLFFKKPILKKNLRIEVSKDFDDDFTLLWKSLAPSLAICGIRDREYLEWRYKRNPLAIFHVLKCSDEQMMVGYAVLAVEESKSGHRIGHIMDIFCYDSERVIGCIVKAALRFFLRNHADYVKCGVLEHAPQHKVLRKYGFSFRGEKKPFVLQEVDPAFPHYGFFETAQNWYLTLGDTDFLG from the coding sequence ATGCAGAAACCGGATGTCACGCCACTTAAGACTCATGAACAATTAGAAGACTTTCTGGAGCAGTGGGGAGTGCGGGAATATCGCCCGGGCGACGAAATCCAGATGAACGAGCTGTTCAACAAGATTTTTAACGAAAACCGATCGCTGGATTACTGGTACTGGAAATACACCGACACTCCGTGGTTTAAAGACAAAGTCATGGCCCTCAGAGAAGTCGACGGTAAAATTTTCGGGCAGTTCTGCAACGTAGGGGTGAAGTTCAAGGTCAAAGATTCCGAATACGTATTCGCACAAACGGTGGAGAACTGTGTCGACTTCGACCACTGGGGAAAAGGGATCATCAAATCCCTCTACTGCGGCGTCCTGGGCGTGGGGTACTTCTACAAGATTAATCTGGCAATGGGTTTTCCGAACGAAATGTACTATCCCATAGTGACATCGATCTTCAACAGCGTGGATCTCGTTTCGCTGCCGGTTTTTTTCTGCAGAACCACCTGGAGGTCTGCGGTCGAAAAACGCTTTTCTTCAGCGTTCTTGTCAGACCTGATCTCCGGTATCTCACGTCTGCTGATTCGTCTGCAACTGTTCTTTAAAAAGCCCATCCTGAAGAAGAACCTGAGGATAGAAGTGTCAAAGGATTTCGATGACGACTTCACCCTGCTCTGGAAATCCCTCGCGCCCTCCTTGGCGATTTGCGGCATTCGCGACAGGGAATATCTCGAGTGGCGCTACAAACGGAACCCACTCGCGATCTTTCACGTCCTCAAATGTTCCGACGAGCAAATGATGGTGGGATACGCAGTGCTTGCTGTTGAGGAATCGAAGTCAGGCCACCGCATCGGCCACATTATGGATATTTTCTGCTACGACTCAGAACGAGTCATCGGCTGTATTGTGAAAGCAGCTCTGCGATTCTTTCTGCGCAACCATGCCGACTACGTCAAGTGTGGTGTTCTCGAGCACGCGCCGCAGCACAAGGTATTGCGAAAATACGGTTTTTCTTTTCGCGGGGAGAAAAAACCGTTCGTTCTCCAAGAGGTTGACCCGGCGTTTCCACATTACGGATTTTTCGAGACCGCGCAGAATTGGTATCTTACTCTCGGCGATACTGATTTTCTGGGATAG
- a CDS encoding YebC/PmpR family DNA-binding transcriptional regulator yields MSGHSKWSKVKHVKAKEDAKRGKVFSKLIRELMVAARDAGGDPAFNPRLRTIIATAKAANMPNDNIDRAIKKGTGELGGASFEEITYEGYGPGGIAILVDVLTDNKNRTVSEIRHIMTRNNGNLGETGCVSWNFEKKGLIMVDVSKISEEKLFDAALEAGAEDIRTEGDTYEIVTAANDVMDIKDALEAKQIPISSAEQTKLPKSTVQVDGKTAEAALRLVDALEEHDDVQHVYSNFDIPEEIMAKIGA; encoded by the coding sequence ATGTCGGGTCATTCAAAATGGAGTAAAGTTAAGCACGTCAAGGCGAAAGAGGATGCCAAGCGAGGAAAGGTATTTTCGAAGCTCATCCGGGAACTGATGGTAGCGGCACGCGATGCCGGAGGCGACCCCGCATTCAACCCGCGCTTACGAACCATTATCGCCACCGCAAAAGCCGCGAATATGCCGAACGACAACATCGATCGCGCAATAAAGAAGGGAACCGGCGAACTCGGCGGCGCCTCGTTCGAGGAAATCACGTACGAAGGCTACGGGCCCGGCGGAATTGCGATCCTGGTGGACGTGCTGACCGACAACAAGAACCGAACCGTCTCGGAGATCAGGCACATCATGACTCGCAACAACGGCAACCTCGGCGAGACCGGCTGCGTCTCGTGGAATTTCGAGAAAAAGGGCCTGATCATGGTGGACGTCTCGAAGATTTCCGAGGAAAAACTGTTTGACGCCGCGCTTGAAGCGGGTGCCGAAGATATTCGTACCGAAGGCGATACCTATGAAATCGTGACGGCGGCAAATGATGTTATGGACATCAAGGATGCCTTGGAGGCCAAGCAAATCCCCATATCAAGCGCCGAACAGACAAAGTTGCCGAAAAGCACGGTGCAGGTGGACGGAAAAACGGCCGAGGCGGCTTTGAGGCTGGTGGATGCTCTCGAAGAGCACGACGACGTGCAGCACGTATACTCCAATTTCGATATCCCCGAAGAGATCATGGCCAAAATCGGAGCGTAG